A stretch of Komagataella phaffii GS115 chromosome 2, complete sequence DNA encodes these proteins:
- a CDS encoding Na+/Pi cotransporter, active in early growth phase: MSLVALHQFDYIFAIAMMFAFLDAFNIGANDVANSFSSSVSSRCLKYWQAMILAAIMEFLGAVLAGARVTDTIRKRIINVHAFDDDPAMLMLTMATALVGSSVWLSIATYVRAPVSTTHSIVGGVIGAGIAAKGAGEIHWGWSGFAKIVASWFIAPCVAGGFASVLFLFCKFSILERKHDARNALLFAPCIVFLTFAVLTMLIVWKGAPNLNLDDLSTGATVGSIFGVAGVATIIYITFFFPFLKRRIIDEDWTLKWYQVFYGVKYWFMSKDSIPPKPDNYDFFIDYYEGRRYEGGEQDSAIVADAKEEATIGELKLSDNSTSNSNADENRLVHESKLEPKEDTKTKWSKLVKSPKQWPYLAWLIISHGWTQDVIASQKNGGRLAGDLQGMHGRAKYYSNKVEHIFSLFQAFTACTMSFAHGSNDISNAAGPLSTVWVVYTTNDVVAEPPIWILCYTAAALVLGVWIFGYRLMANLGNKLTLQSPSRGFAIELGAAITTVFATQLEIPISTTQCAVGATVFVGLCNRDVRAVNWRMVAWCYLGWVFTLPCAGLISGIIMGIIINAPQWGGQYELTP, translated from the coding sequence ATGAGTTTGGTTGCACTTCATCAATTCGACTACATCTTTGCGATCGCCATGATGTTTGCATTCTTGGATGCATTCAACATCGGCGCAAATGATGTAGCAAActccttttcttcatcagtcTCCTCGAGATGTCTGAAATACTGGCAAGCGATGATCTTAGCTGCCATCATGGAATTTTTGGGTGCCGTCTTAGCTGGTGCCCGTGTCACTGACACTAttagaaagagaattaTCAACGTTCACGCTTTCGACGACGACCCAGCCATGCTGATGTTGACCATGGCCACTGCCTTGGTCGGTTCTTCTGTCTGGTTGAGTATTGCCACTTATGTCAGAGCTCCTGTCTCCACCACTCATTCCATTGTTGGTGGTGTCATTGGTGCTGGTATCGCTGCTAAAGGTGCTGGTGAGATCCACTGGGGATGGAGTGGATTTGCCAAGATTGTTGCTTCTTGGTTCATCGCTCCATGTGTTGCTGGTGGATTCGCTTCCGtccttttcctcttctgtaagttctcaattttggagagaAAGCATGATGCCAGAAATGCCCTTCTGTTTGCTCCATGTATCGTCTTCTTGACTTTTGCTGTCCTGACAATGTTGATCGTCTGGAAGGGAGctccaaacttgaacttggaCGACCTTTCTACTGGTGCTACCGTCGGTTCTATCTTCGGTGTTGCTGGTGTTGCTACAATCATTTACATCACATTCTTTTTCccattcttgaaaagaagaattatCGATGAGGACTGGACCTTGAAATGGTACCAAGTTTTCTATGGTGTTAAGTACTGGTTCATGTCTAAAGACAGCATTCCTCCAAAGCCTGATAACTACGACTTTTTCATTGACTACTATGAAGGTAGACGTTACGAAGGAGGTGAACAAGACTCTGCTATTGTTGCCGAtgccaaagaagaagccaCCATCGGTGAACTGAAATTGTCTGACAACAGCACATCCAACTCCAACGCTGATGAGAACAGACTTGTACACGAGTCCAAGTTGGAGCCTAAGGAAGACACAAAGACTAAATGGAGTAAGTTGGTTAAGAGCCCAAAACAATGGCCATACCTTGCATGGTTGATCATTTCTCATGGTTGGACTCAAGACGTTATCGCTTCTCAGAAGAATGGTGGTAGATTGGCTGGTGACTTGCAAGGAATGCACGGAAGAGCTAAGTACTACTCCAACAAGGTTGAGCACATTTTCTCTTTATTCCAAGCTTTCACTGCTTGTACTATGTCCTTCGCCCACGGTTCCAACGATATCTCTAACGCTGCTGGTCCATTGTCTACTGTTTGGGTTGTTTATACCACTAACGACGTTGTTGCAGAGCCACCAATCTGGATTCTTTGTTACACTGCTGCTGCCCTGGTCCTTGGTGTCTGGATTTTCGGTTACAGACTGATGGCCAACTTGGGTAACAAATTGACTTTGCAATCCCCATCTCGTGGATTTGCTATCGAATTAGGAGCAGCTATCACCACAGTTTTCGCCACTCAATTGGAGATTCCAATTTCCACCACCCAATGTGCCGTTGGTGCCACTGTCTTTGTTGGTTTATGTAACAGGGATGTCAGAGCTGTCAACTGGAGAATGGTTGCTTGGTGTTACCTTGGATGGGTTTTCACCTTGCCATGTGCTGGTTTGATCTCCGGTATCATCATGGGTATTATCATCAACGCTCCACAATGGGGAGGTCAATACGAATTGACTCCTTAG
- a CDS encoding Cleavage and polyadenylation factor I (CF I) component involved in cleavage and polyadenylation of m: MADNTKKRRLSNDVIGQLQDDLKQSPLNVNTWDTLIDKVIAKDKHEQVIQVFEDCLVYFSYLGYFWNRYATYLLERLEFDKTKEIFNRCLPKVANVELWRSYIRYVRRTNSIITGGEEARRLIIKSFEISLENIGMDYNSDVLYDDYIEFLNEWQPINPNERNHRNDLLRGLYRSLIKSPVKDLERYWTDYTNFENEANPNKQISRKLVNEISGEYMNTRIKLSDLVNKIKGIPKADRYLMNNEFDFSKVGSLSLVIAWSEWERTNPFNLEKNVVKKRVNLSFQKSLQLYPFIPKLWYNYFTYLMDQQQDPSTEATNGESNQAQQAQELIVTVKQAISLNPTSFILSTLLSDLLQSDGKDVDTIKKVYLDLIEALQKYYNTDQVEDSIVNRSITEAYILLMNMLKSSKDGRSEIRKVFSQARKFENLTYHCYVQNAYLEYYTFNDVKVAKKIFDLAFKKFNDNISFLNYYLNFVISIKDFSQAKVVYETFIKSNQDSLDREKLFKVYQSFMQFESQFGDPISLRNLEKRLSNQFGLDSLYLAMINRLSPFCSPSNLLELEPPFNSVKQIDEKQGSLDSILSTPVSASTSIEDPTNRPKNGPKKQKIDDNLVIKDDIYNLLRILPKKTFFKDVPILNEKLVEVLTSLNL; the protein is encoded by the coding sequence ATGGCTGACAACAccaagaagagaagacTCAGTAATGATGTCATTGGACAACTGCAGGATGATCTTAAGCAAAGCCCCTTGAACGTCAATACCTGGGACACGCTTATTGATAAAGTCATCGCCAAAGACAAACATGAACAAGTCATCCAGGTGTTCGAAGACTGTCTGGTGTATTTCTCCTACTTGGgatatttttggaacaggTATGCTACATATCTGCTGGAGAGGCTGGAGTTTGACAAGACCAAAGAGATTTTCAACAGATGTTTGCCCAAAGTGGCAAACGTTGAGTTATGGCGAAGTTACATTAGATACGTTAGACGAACCAATAGCATAATAACAGGCGGTGAAGAAGCTCGGAGATTGATCATAAAATCCTTTGAGATCAGTCTTGAGAATATCGGAATGGATTATAATAGTGACGTTCTCTATGATGATTATATTGAATTTCTTAACGAATGGCAACCAATAAACCCAAATGAGCGAAACCACAGGAACGACTTGCTAAGAGGGTTGTATAGGAGTTTAATCAAGTCACCAGTCAAAGACTTGGAGAGATATTGGACAGATTATACCAATTTTGAGAATGAAGCAAATCCAAACAAGCAAATCAGTCGGAAACTGGTGAATGAAATTAGTGGTGAGTACATGAATACCAGAATAAAATTGAGTGATCTTGTCAATAAAATTAAGGGAATTCCCAAAGCCGATCGATATCTCATGAATAACgaatttgatttctctAAGGTAGGATCACTTTCGTTGGTGATTGCGTGGTCGGAATGGGAAAGAACCAATCCTTTCAATCTAGAGAAGAATGTTGTAAAGAAAAGAGTAAACCtatcttttcaaaaatctctTCAACTATATCCATTCATTCCTAAATTGTGGTACAATTACTTCACCTACCTCATGGACCAGCAACAAGATCCCTCAACTGAAGCTACCAATGGTGAATCCAACCAAGCACAACAGGCTCAAGAATTGATAGTCACCGTTAAACAGgcaatttctttgaatccaaCAAGTTTCATCCTTAGTACGTTATTATCGGATCTTTTGCAATCCGACGGTAAAGATGTGGATACTATTAAGAAAGTTTATTTAGATCTCATTGAAGCATTACAAAAATATTACAATACCGATCAAGTGGAAGACAGTATAGTGAATCGATCGATCACTGAAGCCTATATCCTGTTGATGAACATGCTTAAATCATCCAAGGATGGTAGATCGGAAATCCGTAAAGTTTTCTCCCAAGCtagaaaatttgaaaatttaaCGTATCATTGTTACGTCCAAAATGCTTATCTAGAGTACTATACTTTTAATGACGTGAAAGTTGCTaagaaaatctttgacttggccttcaaaaagtttaACGACAACATTAGTTTCCTCAACTACTATCTCAACTTTGTCATCAGCATCAAGGATTTCAGCCAAGCAAAGGTCGTATACGAGACATTTATCAAAAGCAATCAAGATTCTCTAGATAGAGAGAAGTTATTTAAAGTCTATCAGTCTTTCATGCAATTTGAAAGTCAATTCGGGGATCCGATTTCCCTTCGAAACTTAGAGAAGAGACTATCCAACCAATTTGGTTTGGACTCCTTATACTTAGCTATGATCAACCGACTCTCCCCGTTCTGTAGTCCTAGCAATCTGTTGGAATTAGAACCGCCTTTTAACAGTGTTAAACAGATCGACGAAAAGCAAGGATCACTAGATTCTATTCTTTCGACGCCAGTATCCGCATCAACATCTATAGAGGATCCAACTAATAGACCGAAGAACGGTcccaagaaacaaaaaatcGACGACAATCTGGTAATAAAGGATGATATCTACAATCTGTTGAGGATACTTCCCAAAAAAACGTTCTTCAAGGACGTTCCTATACTCAACGAGAAACTTGTGGAAGTACTTACCAGCTTGAACCTTTGA
- a CDS encoding Cytoplasmic RNA-binding protein, contains an RNA recognition motif (RRM) — MTEEASAAEPLPESVDKNETLIEDKAGEAVNPPLPPTPESNDVAVAEDLENTVENSLQELNIDNSSATLKEDSATSEEGTANEAPAPEEKEEPVVVTPEENEISPKPEPTPKLKLGEFQPANQADIDKRSVFVGNVHSSADPEELVQIMTKAGVVNRVTILLDHYTGHPKGYAYVEFEEEASVPKAIELFHQYVFKEKELNVVPKRTNVPGLAKRHPRGAHRGSHEGYKGSETGRGRGRGRGRGRGRARGRGSGRGRGGRLDSNDTDGQGLWDSGRSNASSETKTEAQLESND, encoded by the coding sequence ATGACAGAGGAAGCCTCGGCAGCGGAACCTTTACCCGAGTCGGTCGACAAAAATGAAACGCTGATTGAGGATAAAGCAGGGGAAGCTGTTAATCCACCATTGCCTCCAACTCCCGAATCCAACGATGTTGCTGTCGCTGAAGACTTAGAAAACACTGTGGAGAATTCTCTGCAGGAGTTGAATATAGACAATAGTTCGGCCACGTTGAAGGAGGACTCTGCCACATCAGAAGAAGGAACGGCCAACGAAGCCCCAGCTCCAGAGGAGAAAGAGGAGCCAGTTGTTGTGACGCctgaagagaatgaaataTCGCCAAAGCCAGAACCAACTCCCAAGCTGAAATTGGGGGAATTCCAGCCCGCCAATCAAGCAGACATTGATAAACGATCGGTGTTCGTTGGCAATGTTCACTCTTCTGCCGATCCTGAGGAATTGGTTCAGATTATGACTAAGGCTGGAGTTGTCAACAGAGTTACCATACTCCTCGACCACTATACTGGTCATCCAAAGGGATATGCATatgttgagtttgaagaggagGCTTCAGTACCGAAGGCGATTGAACTGTTCCATCAAtatgttttcaaagagaaagaacttAACGTTGTTCCTAAACGTACCAACGTTCCTGGTTTAGCCAAACGACATCCTCGCGGTGCTCATCGTGGTTCACACGAAGGCTACAAAGGATCGGAAACAGGAAGAGGTAGAGGCCGTGGAAGAGGACGAGGAAGGGGGAGGGCGAGAGGAAGAGGTTCAGGGAGAGGCAGAGGCGGAAGATTGGATAGTAACGACACCGATGGTCAAGGTCTCTGGGATTCAGGCAGGTCCAATGCTTCGTCAGAGACCAAAACAGAAGCTCAACTCGAATCAAACGACTAA
- a CDS encoding Integral membrane protein localized to late Golgi vesicles along with the v-SNARE Tlg2p, producing the protein MAFTDYLNFKGLGEDFKSRNFSIYGQWIAIINIFFCLALGIANIFHFSLVILFSIISIVQGLVVVFVEVPFLLKICPMSANFIEFINRFKQNWPRAGFYAGMALVQWLSIIVQATSLIVVASLFTLSAACYGYAALAHQEFRNSNVVGDFDVEALPAEAVVRNIL; encoded by the coding sequence ATGGCTTTCACAGACTACTTGAACTTTAAAGGCCTTGGAGAGGACTTTAAATCCAGAAACTTTAGTATTTACGGCCAATGGATTGCCATtatcaatatttttttctgtttAGCGTTGGGAATTGCGAATATCTTCCACTTCAGCTTGGTGATATTATTCTCTATTATCTCCATTGTGCAAGGTTTAGTGGTTGtctttgttgaagttccattcttgttgaagatCTGCCCTATGAGTGCTAATTTCATCGAATTTATAAATCGATTCAAGCAGAATTGGCCTAGGGCTGGTTTCTATGCCGGTATGGCCCTGGTTCAATGGCTATCAATAATCGTACAAGCCACCTCATTGATCGTTGTGGCCTCCCTTTTCACCCTGTCAGCAGCTTGTTATGGCTATGCTGCATTGGCACATCAAGAGTTCCGTAATTCCAACGTTGTTGGTGACTTTGATGTTGAGGCACTGCCAGCGGAAGCTGTTGTACGTAACATTCTTTAG
- a CDS encoding Sulfiredoxin, contributes to oxidative stress resistance by reducing cysteine-sulfinic acid groups i — protein sequence MSLQTNNLSNIQYLPLSSIKRPITPVLDYAKIDAMESTLRGVPMASSTCPNISEITAGELPPIDVLCVRHEGKTHYFAFGGCHRFQAYDRMQQKEGDETNEKSPVLVRCKVLPATVKQLKLYLGASVESVLNE from the coding sequence ATGTCGCTTCAAACAAACAACCTTTCCAATATCCAGTACTTGCCCTTGTCGAGTATAAAGAGACCGATAACACCAGTACTAGATTATGCTAAGATAGATGCCATGGAGTCAACACTTCGAGGTGTCCCTATGGCTTCGTCCACTTGCCCTAATATTTCAGAGATAACTGCCGGAGAGTTGCCTCCTATAGACGTTCTTTGTGTTAGACACGAGGGAAAAACCCACTATTTTGCATTCGGTGGGTGCCATCGTTTCCAAGCTTACGATAGAATGCagcaaaaagaaggagatgagacaaatgaaaaatctccTGTACTGGTTCGATGCAAAGTGCTTCCAGCCACCGTTAAACAGTTGAAATTGTACCTAGGAGCTTCTGTTGAATCAGTTCTTAACGAGTAA
- a CDS encoding Mitochondrial malate dehydrogenase, catalyzes interconversion of malate and oxaloacetate, with translation MLSTIAKRQFSSSASTAYKVAVLGAAGGIGQPLSLLMKLNHKVTDLALYDIRLAPGVAADVSHIPTNSTVTGYTPEDNGLEKTLTGADLVIIPAGVPRKPGMTRDDLFNTNASIVRDLAKAVGDYSPSAAVAIISNPVNSTVPIVAEVLKSKGVYNPKKLFGVTTLDVLRASRFLSQVQGTNPASEPVTVVGGHSGVTIVPLLSQSKHKDLPKDTYDALVHRIQFGGDEVVKAKDGAGSATLSMAQAGARFASSVLNGLAGENDVVEPSFVDSPLFKDEGIEFFSSKVTLGPEGVKTIHGLGELSAAEEEMITTAKETLAKNIAKGQEFVKQNP, from the coding sequence ATGTTGTCCACAATTGCCAAGCGTCAATTCTCCTCCTCTGCCTCTACTGCCTACAAGGTTGCCGTTCTTGGTGCCGCTGGTGGAATTGGTCAGCCTTTGTCGTTGCTGATGAAGTTGAACCACAAGGTTACTGACTTAGCCCTGTATGACATCCGTTTGGCTCCAGGTGTAGCCGCTGATGTATCCCACATCCCAACCAACTCCACCGTCACCGGTTACACTCCTGAAGATAATGGTTTGGAAAAGACACTGACGGGAGCTGATCTGGTCATCATTCCAGCTGGTGTCCCAAGAAAGCCAGGTATGACCAGAGACGATCTGTTCAACACCAATGCTTCTATTGTCAGAGATTTGGCCAAAGCTGTTGGTGACTACAGTCCTAGTGCTGCGGTTGCTATTATTTCTAACCCAGTTAACTCCACTGTTCCAATTGTTGCTGAGGTCTTGAAGTCCAAGGGTGTCTACAACCCAAAGAAGCTATTCGGTGTCACCACTTTGGATGTTCTGAGAGCCTCTCGTTTCTTGTCTCAAGTGCAAGGTACCAACCCAGCCAGTGAGCCAGTCACTGTTGTTGGTGGTCACTCAGGTGTCACTATTGTTCCTCTGCTGTCTCAATCTAAGCACAAGGACTTGCCAAAGGACACTTACGACGCTCTGGTCCACCGTATCCAATTTGGTGGTGATGAGGTTGTCAAGGCCAAAGATGGTGCTGGATCTGCTACGCTGTCTATGGCTCAGGCCGGTGCTAGATTTGCCAGCTCCGTGTTGAACGGTTTGGCCGGTGAGAATGATGTCGTTGAGCCATCTTTCGTCGACTCTCCATTGTTCAAGGATGAGGGTATTGAATTCTTCTCCTCCAAGGTTACTTTGGGTCCAGAGGGTGTCAAGACCATCCATGGTTTGGGAGAATTGTCTGCTGCTGAAGAGGAGATGATCACAACTGCCAAGGAGACTTTGGCCAAGAACATCGCTAAGGGTCAAGAGTTTGTTAAGCAAAACCCATAA